One Pectobacterium colocasium DNA segment encodes these proteins:
- a CDS encoding RpiB/LacA/LacB family sugar-phosphate isomerase: protein MKIALINENSQAAKNAIIAESLTKAVAPLGHTVHNYGQYAVEDTAQLTYIQNGILAAILLNSGAADFVVTGCGTGQGAMLACNSFPGVICGLVVDPSDAYLFSQINNGNAVSVPYAKGFGWGAELNLENLFTQLFKEEGGRGYPSDRVAPQQRNKKILDAVKEVTYNDLITILKGLDQDLVKGAVAGPKFQEYFFANSKDEALTSYIKTLLA from the coding sequence ATGAAAATTGCACTGATTAACGAGAACAGCCAGGCTGCCAAAAACGCCATCATCGCCGAGTCTCTGACCAAAGCGGTTGCACCATTGGGCCACACTGTACACAACTACGGTCAATACGCCGTTGAAGATACCGCACAGCTGACCTACATCCAGAACGGTATTCTGGCTGCAATCCTGCTGAACTCTGGCGCTGCTGATTTCGTTGTGACCGGTTGTGGTACGGGCCAAGGCGCGATGCTGGCGTGTAACTCCTTCCCTGGCGTAATCTGCGGTCTGGTTGTTGACCCATCTGATGCTTACCTGTTCTCTCAGATCAACAACGGTAACGCTGTATCTGTTCCTTACGCTAAAGGCTTTGGCTGGGGCGCTGAACTGAACCTGGAAAACCTGTTTACCCAGTTGTTCAAAGAAGAAGGCGGCAGAGGCTATCCGAGCGATCGCGTTGCTCCTCAACAACGTAACAAGAAAATCCTGGATGCCGTAAAAGAAGTCACCTACAACGACCTGATCACCATTCTGAAAGGCCTCGATCAGGATCTGGTTAAAGGCGCCGTTGCTGGTCCTAAATTCCAGGAATACTTCTTCGCTAACAGCAAAGACGAAGCACTGACCAGCTACATCAAAACGCTGCTGGCGTAA
- a CDS encoding HAD hydrolase-like protein, with protein MNIIFYLDGTIIDSLPGIRSSLVYAMRQQGHVIDEFIDISMLIGPPMNTVVSSLLTPYNDDKVIETVNIYREHYAMHGVYQATLYDGIKIALGELKDKNHRLFIATSKRQRFAEIILTNLKLRSLFTDVIGTQEDGSLDDKSLLLSALIHKHNLNIKNTIMIGDRKDDIISAHKNGVFYIGVLWGYGSSEELSLHNAGIKCRSPLQLNDVIEKSPL; from the coding sequence ATGAATATCATTTTTTATTTGGACGGGACAATCATTGACTCATTACCTGGTATACGTTCGAGCCTAGTTTACGCCATGCGCCAGCAAGGACATGTTATAGATGAGTTTATTGACATATCAATGTTAATTGGTCCACCGATGAACACTGTTGTTAGCTCACTACTCACGCCTTATAACGATGATAAAGTAATAGAGACGGTTAATATATATCGAGAACATTATGCCATGCATGGTGTCTATCAAGCCACACTCTATGACGGAATAAAAATAGCTCTTGGCGAATTAAAAGATAAAAATCATCGGTTATTTATCGCCACATCAAAACGACAACGATTTGCGGAAATAATATTAACCAATTTAAAACTCCGCTCATTATTCACTGATGTTATTGGAACACAAGAAGATGGAAGTCTGGATGATAAGAGTCTTCTTTTGTCAGCATTGATTCACAAGCATAATCTGAATATAAAAAATACCATCATGATTGGGGATAGAAAGGATGACATTATCAGCGCGCATAAAAATGGTGTATTTTACATCGGAGTGCTATGGGGATATGGCTCATCAGAGGAACTGTCTCTACATAACGCAGGCATAAAATGTCGTTCCCCGTTACAGTTAAATGATGTGATTGAAAAATCACCCCTTTGA
- a CDS encoding methyl-accepting chemotaxis protein — translation MKIVKKLALAMSIFALALVCVGGFGLNALSLSKDRFEYVMTNTLPSIDKLNTANRAINDVRAYLLQFLLISDPQQKQEKKQEIVSTLDETERNINDYLKNDISDDHDLSMSKQNIEAFNNYKNTVMAAIDENAATTSASSEKLKIAQIEKTLFQGFNEQYQYNFTLARNLEADNTNNFHLTTLMLTGLIIGALVLAGTLSLMILRYVRTSLNNLRQKLTTISETLDLTQQADAQRNDEIGQTALAFNSLITRFADVLSHVHASSESVAIASSEIATANIDLSARTEEQASSLAQTAASMHELSSTVESNVENMMQANLLGRKANDVVEHGNDAVSRMIQAMEEIANGSSKVAEITNLIEGIAFQTNILALNAAVEAARAGEHGRGFAVVASEVRTLSQRSSSAAKEIKTLIDNAQAAVKNGSSQAGEVRDSIINVKDVIKNVSDLINEVSLASEEQSRGIAQINIAVNQMEGVTQQNAAMVEQASSAADSLSEQAAKLRNAVDEFKLNSASKGNSISARPLQLVTIYE, via the coding sequence ATGAAAATCGTAAAAAAACTGGCTTTAGCTATGAGCATTTTTGCGCTGGCATTGGTCTGTGTCGGTGGATTTGGTCTGAACGCACTCAGTTTATCAAAAGATCGTTTTGAATATGTGATGACGAATACATTGCCTAGCATAGACAAACTTAATACCGCTAACCGGGCTATCAATGATGTACGGGCGTATCTGTTACAATTCCTGCTGATTTCAGACCCACAGCAGAAACAAGAAAAGAAGCAAGAGATAGTCAGTACATTAGATGAAACGGAAAGAAACATTAATGACTATCTGAAAAATGATATTTCAGATGATCACGATCTCAGTATGTCGAAGCAGAATATCGAAGCCTTCAACAATTATAAAAATACAGTTATGGCTGCTATTGACGAAAACGCAGCCACAACCAGTGCCTCTTCAGAAAAATTAAAAATCGCTCAAATAGAGAAAACATTGTTTCAAGGATTTAATGAGCAATATCAATATAATTTTACTTTAGCACGAAATCTTGAGGCGGATAATACAAATAACTTCCACCTAACAACACTCATGCTAACCGGACTCATCATTGGTGCATTGGTGCTAGCTGGTACTTTATCGCTGATGATCTTGCGCTATGTGCGGACAAGTCTAAATAATCTGCGGCAGAAGCTGACAACGATTAGTGAAACATTAGATTTAACCCAACAAGCCGATGCTCAGCGTAATGATGAGATAGGCCAGACAGCACTCGCTTTTAACTCGTTAATTACACGCTTCGCGGATGTTCTAAGCCATGTACATGCTTCAAGCGAAAGTGTCGCCATTGCCTCAAGCGAAATAGCAACAGCGAATATTGATCTCTCAGCCAGAACAGAAGAACAAGCATCATCACTTGCCCAAACAGCAGCCAGCATGCATGAATTATCATCAACGGTAGAAAGTAACGTTGAAAACATGATGCAAGCAAATCTGCTTGGCAGAAAAGCCAATGATGTTGTCGAACATGGTAACGATGCTGTTTCACGCATGATTCAAGCCATGGAGGAAATCGCGAATGGTTCATCAAAAGTAGCCGAAATTACTAACCTTATCGAAGGTATTGCTTTCCAGACCAATATTCTGGCGCTCAATGCCGCCGTTGAAGCAGCCCGAGCAGGTGAACATGGTCGTGGATTTGCCGTTGTCGCTAGTGAAGTCAGAACACTTTCACAACGTTCATCTTCTGCGGCGAAAGAGATCAAAACGCTGATAGATAATGCGCAAGCTGCCGTTAAAAATGGCTCATCTCAGGCCGGAGAAGTCAGAGACTCCATTATTAATGTCAAAGATGTCATTAAGAATGTATCTGATTTGATCAATGAAGTTTCGCTGGCATCAGAGGAACAAAGTCGTGGTATCGCACAAATTAATATTGCCGTAAATCAGATGGAAGGAGTAACCCAGCAGAACGCAGCCATGGTTGAGCAGGCTTCTTCCGCTGCGGACTCCTTAAGTGAGCAAGCGGCAAAACTGCGCAATGCTGTCGATGAATTCAAATTGAATAGCGCAAGCAAAGGCAATAGTATCTCCGCCCGCCCTTTGCAGTTAGTAACCATCTATGAATAA
- the phoH gene encoding phosphate starvation-inducible protein PhoH — MGRQKAVIKARREAKRVIRRESRSHRQREEESVTSLVQMGGIEAIGMARENRDNSAIQARTAAQEHYLSAIENKQLIFATGEAGCGKTYLSAAKAAEALIHKEVERIIVTRPVLQADEDLGFLPGDIAEKFAPYFRPVYDILLRRLGASFMQYCLRPEIAKVEIAPFAYMRGRTFENAVVILDEAQNVTVNQMKMFLTRLGENVTVIVNGDVTQCDLPAGVKSGLRDALERFVEDDMIGVVSFGKEDCVRSALCQRTLHAYS, encoded by the coding sequence ATGGGAAGACAAAAAGCAGTGATCAAGGCTCGTCGTGAAGCAAAACGCGTTATTCGTCGTGAGTCGCGTAGCCATCGTCAGCGTGAGGAAGAATCGGTCACTTCTCTGGTACAGATGGGCGGGATTGAAGCAATCGGAATGGCGCGTGAGAATCGCGATAATTCTGCTATTCAAGCTCGTACGGCTGCCCAGGAACATTACTTGTCTGCGATAGAAAACAAACAGTTGATTTTTGCCACAGGTGAAGCTGGCTGCGGTAAAACGTATCTGAGCGCTGCGAAAGCGGCGGAGGCACTAATCCATAAAGAGGTTGAGCGTATTATTGTTACGCGGCCGGTATTACAGGCCGACGAGGATCTTGGCTTTTTACCCGGAGATATTGCGGAGAAGTTTGCGCCTTATTTCCGTCCGGTTTACGACATACTTTTGCGTCGGCTGGGGGCTTCTTTCATGCAGTATTGTCTGCGGCCGGAAATCGCCAAAGTCGAAATTGCGCCTTTTGCGTATATGCGCGGGCGGACATTTGAAAATGCGGTTGTGATTCTGGATGAGGCGCAAAACGTGACGGTGAACCAAATGAAAATGTTCCTGACGCGTTTAGGCGAGAATGTCACGGTTATCGTCAATGGTGATGTGACGCAGTGTGACTTGCCTGCCGGGGTGAAATCTGGCCTGCGCGACGCACTGGAGCGCTTTGTTGAGGATGATATGATTGGCGTGGTCTCTTTCGGTAAAGAGGATTGCGTACGTTCGGCCTTGTGCCAGCGTACGCTCCATGCCTATAGCTAA
- the fliZ gene encoding flagella biosynthesis regulatory protein FliZ has translation MHPSIRKKQLLSRYLKDFKHRQTNCSQCDKELDRVSLVFRNQLINKKSIGNIDRLIDDEIWSGLQQELIPLCRFCSEILCNTTASYFDIKAFTQYLIEQTEVRHSTMREYVIRLRRLDELLAANNYPTETFSRHRDGVQQRVCDYLPDIEQNIYRSALRKYDQYLDWQRHF, from the coding sequence ATGCACCCATCAATTCGGAAGAAACAGCTGCTAAGCCGTTATCTGAAAGACTTCAAACACAGACAGACCAACTGTTCCCAGTGTGATAAAGAACTCGACCGCGTTTCACTGGTATTTCGCAATCAGCTCATTAATAAAAAATCGATTGGCAACATCGACAGGCTTATTGATGACGAAATATGGTCCGGTCTGCAACAGGAATTAATCCCACTCTGCCGCTTTTGTAGCGAAATATTATGCAATACGACTGCTAGCTATTTCGATATTAAAGCTTTCACACAGTATCTGATCGAGCAGACTGAAGTCCGCCATAGCACGATGCGCGAGTATGTCATTCGCCTGCGGCGGTTGGACGAACTGCTGGCTGCCAATAACTATCCCACAGAAACCTTTTCCCGGCACCGCGATGGGGTACAGCAGCGCGTGTGTGATTACCTTCCCGATATTGAGCAAAATATTTACCGCAGTGCCTTACGAAAATACGATCAATATCTGGACTGGCAGCGGCATTTCTGA
- a CDS encoding RNA polymerase sigma factor FliA, with protein sequence MSDLYTAEGTMDKNSLWKRYVPLVRHEALRLQVRLPASVELDDLLQAGGIGLLSAVERYDSLQGTAFTTYAVQRIRGSMLDELRSRDWAPRSVRRNAREVAQAMQQAEQQLGRTPTEQEVAQALNITLEDYRQILLDTNNSQLFSYDEWREEHGDSAEALLEGNEDANPLHQLMEGNLRHRVMDAIESLPEREKLVLTLYYQEELNLKEIGAVLEVGESRVSQLHSQAIKRLRVKLMNDV encoded by the coding sequence GTGAGCGATTTGTATACCGCCGAAGGCACAATGGATAAGAATTCCCTCTGGAAGCGCTATGTTCCACTAGTGCGCCATGAAGCCTTGCGTTTACAGGTTCGTCTCCCCGCGAGCGTTGAGCTTGACGATCTGCTACAGGCTGGTGGTATCGGTTTGCTCAGTGCCGTCGAGCGCTATGATTCGTTGCAAGGTACTGCGTTTACTACCTATGCCGTTCAACGAATCCGCGGTTCGATGCTAGATGAATTACGCAGTCGTGATTGGGCTCCACGCAGTGTACGGCGTAATGCACGGGAAGTGGCACAAGCAATGCAGCAGGCTGAACAACAGCTCGGTCGTACTCCAACGGAGCAGGAGGTTGCGCAGGCCCTGAATATCACGCTTGAGGATTATCGTCAGATATTGCTGGATACGAACAACAGCCAGCTTTTTTCTTACGATGAATGGCGCGAAGAACATGGTGACAGCGCAGAGGCTCTACTGGAAGGCAATGAAGATGCGAACCCATTGCATCAACTGATGGAAGGTAATTTGCGCCATCGTGTAATGGACGCGATTGAAAGCCTGCCAGAGCGTGAGAAATTGGTATTGACGCTCTACTATCAGGAAGAGTTGAACCTGAAAGAGATCGGTGCCGTTCTCGAAGTCGGGGAGTCGAGAGTCAGTCAGTTGCATAGCCAGGCGATAAAGCGCCTGCGCGTGAAATTAATGAACGATGTTTAA
- a CDS encoding glycosyltransferase, which yields MIVKNEALHLGNSLKEIAKYFDDIVVVDTGSTDNSKNIARSFTDKVYDFEWISDFSAARNYSLQFAKYDWILVVDADEVINKFDVALLSELINTHPTQVGAVEIASVTNDESSEEADLIQERISRIFNKNYYEFFGIIHEQIYKKNTGKAPDGRFDAPLSFIHNGYTKEVIENKNKIARNITLLQHAINKTSDDAYLHYQLGKSYYLGKDYERAAQSFETSLHLQKGMHQDYNEVLIECYGYCLINTAQYEKALEILQYEDLCSSTDFMFLKALILMNNADFQNAINAFQLCTKMGPGRKQGVGTYKANYNIAVILECFGMKSEALDYYQRCGKYKLALEGIIRITQ from the coding sequence ATGATCGTGAAAAATGAAGCTTTGCACTTAGGTAACTCGCTGAAAGAAATTGCAAAGTATTTTGACGACATTGTTGTCGTTGACACAGGTTCGACCGATAACTCAAAAAATATCGCCAGAAGTTTTACTGACAAAGTTTATGACTTTGAATGGATATCAGATTTCTCTGCTGCGAGAAATTACTCACTGCAATTTGCCAAGTATGATTGGATTTTAGTTGTTGATGCCGATGAAGTGATTAATAAATTTGATGTAGCATTGCTTTCAGAGCTTATTAACACACATCCGACACAGGTAGGCGCTGTAGAAATTGCCAGCGTAACTAATGATGAAAGTTCGGAAGAAGCAGATTTAATTCAAGAACGTATAAGTCGCATTTTCAATAAAAATTATTATGAATTTTTCGGTATTATTCATGAACAAATTTATAAGAAAAATACGGGAAAAGCACCAGATGGACGTTTTGACGCCCCTCTATCCTTTATTCATAATGGTTACACAAAAGAAGTTATAGAAAACAAAAACAAGATCGCTCGAAATATTACATTACTCCAACACGCCATCAATAAAACAAGTGATGACGCTTACCTACATTATCAATTAGGAAAAAGTTACTATCTGGGGAAAGATTATGAGCGAGCAGCACAAAGTTTTGAAACATCACTACATCTACAAAAAGGTATGCATCAGGATTACAATGAAGTCCTGATTGAATGCTACGGTTATTGTTTAATTAACACCGCACAGTATGAAAAAGCATTAGAAATTTTACAATATGAAGATCTCTGCTCCTCAACCGACTTCATGTTTTTAAAAGCATTAATACTCATGAATAACGCTGATTTTCAGAATGCTATCAATGCATTTCAGCTCTGCACGAAGATGGGGCCAGGTCGAAAACAAGGTGTTGGAACGTATAAAGCCAATTACAACATAGCAGTTATATTGGAGTGTTTTGGTATGAAGTCTGAAGCTCTTGATTATTACCAACGATGCGGGAAGTATAAGCTAGCGCTTGAAGGGATAATCCGAATCACTCAATAA
- a CDS encoding IS5 family transposase (programmed frameshift): MARYDFSDDAWFLIAPMLPPERGSAKGGRPYLAHRHVMNGIFWVLCSGAPWRDLPECYGHWKTIYNRFNRWSKTGIMNSLFNKLRQILDEKSLIDWDVIALDGSNIRALKAAAGAKKKHPDELDDHGLGRSRGGFGTKIHLATDGTGLPLSFCLSGGQAHESQYAKDLLNRVGVIRKSGCLKSRPKAVLADKGYSGKSLRIYLKVKGIKSVIPFKRNEKASQDRRRKLNSRLYKKRNVVERCFAGLKENRRIATRSEKTARNYLSMLKLGAIRLFLKRLLS; the protein is encoded by the exons TTGGCTCGTTACGATTTCTCTGATGATGCATGGTTTCTGATTGCACCGATGCTGCCACCTGAGAGAGGTTCTGCTAAAGGGGGGCGGCCTTATCTTGCGCACAGGCATGTCATGAATGGAATATTTTGGGTTCTTTGTTCTGGAGCGCCGTGGAGGGATTTACCCGAATGCTATGGTCACTGGAAAACGATTTATAACCGCTTTAACCGGTGGTCAAAAACCGGAATAATGAACAGCCTTTTCAATAAGCTACGTCAAATTCTGGATGAAAAATCACTGATTGACTGGGATGTCATCGCGCTTGATGGCAGCAATATTCGAGCCCTGAAAGCCGCTGCAGGAGCTA AAAAAAAACATCCCGATGAACTCGACGATCATGGGCTGGGTCGCTCTCGCGGCGGCTTTGGCACCAAGATCCATCTGGCGACAGATGGCACCGGATTGCCATTAAGTTTCTGTCTGAGCGGTGGGCAAGCCCACGAAAGCCAGTATGCAAAAGACCTGCTCAACCGAGTTGGTGTTATTCGTAAAAGTGGGTGCCTGAAATCGCGTCCAAAAGCTGTACTGGCGGATAAGGGATACTCAGGGAAAAGTCTTCGTATTTATTTGAAGGTTAAGGGAATAAAGTCAGTCATCCCTTTTAAACGGAATGAGAAAGCCAGTCAGGATAGACGCAGAAAACTCAATAGCCGGTTGTACAAAAAACGCAATGTTGTGGAGCGCTGCTTTGCGGGATTAAAGGAAAATCGTCGCATCGCTACACGCTCAGAAAAAACAGCAAGAAATTATCTGAGTATGCTTAAACTGGGGGCGATCCGGTTATTTTTGAAGCGACTGTTAAGTTAA
- a CDS encoding FkbM family methyltransferase → MLPRVNLISTDNDKYLLFSTSDVISTSLYHRGVWDEVVLKLSELFVREEVSPVVFDIGANLGAYTIPIAKSISKNNGAVYSFEPQRIIYYQLCGNVFLNSLDNVYVFNNAISSEIGSIEMPEIDYFSNWNIGAFSIDEESRKKRGVEYKRNNDTFSVGTLNLNSITGDHNVSVVKIDVEGFELDVLNGAHDFLERYNYPPFFFECWELDWFADKRKALFDEVKKLGYDVFKIGDEDYIAQNMKHKKYFDIKFESGRIEINKIK, encoded by the coding sequence ATGTTACCAAGAGTTAATTTAATATCAACTGATAATGATAAATATTTGCTTTTTTCAACAAGTGATGTGATATCTACTTCTCTTTATCATCGCGGAGTTTGGGATGAAGTAGTATTAAAATTGTCTGAATTGTTTGTAAGAGAAGAAGTTTCTCCTGTGGTTTTTGATATTGGTGCAAATTTGGGTGCATATACTATTCCTATTGCTAAGTCTATTTCAAAAAACAATGGTGCGGTTTATAGTTTTGAACCTCAGAGAATAATATATTATCAATTATGTGGAAATGTTTTTTTAAACAGTTTGGATAATGTCTATGTGTTTAATAATGCTATTTCTTCCGAAATAGGTAGTATTGAAATGCCGGAAATAGATTATTTTTCAAATTGGAACATTGGTGCTTTTTCTATTGATGAAGAAAGCAGAAAAAAAAGAGGGGTTGAATATAAAAGAAACAATGATACATTTTCGGTCGGAACTTTGAACTTAAATTCAATAACAGGGGATCATAATGTATCAGTAGTAAAAATCGATGTTGAAGGATTTGAGCTTGATGTTTTGAACGGTGCACATGACTTTTTAGAACGATATAATTATCCTCCATTTTTCTTTGAGTGTTGGGAGCTTGATTGGTTTGCAGATAAGAGAAAAGCATTGTTTGATGAAGTTAAAAAATTAGGATACGATGTTTTTAAAATTGGAGATGAAGATTACATTGCACAAAACATGAAACATAAAAAATATTTTGATATTAAATTTGAAAGCGGAAGGATTGAGATAAATAAAATAAAATAA
- a CDS encoding glycosyltransferase family 2 protein — MIGNKKVGVGIVTYNRPEGLSKLYNSLPLDFIDELVIVNDGEKHNQFDSISCNVIHNHVNLGVGKSKNIALKYLQSKKVEHFFLIEDDVFIKDKNVFETYISVSKKTGIQHLNFSQHGNNNKDTNGKPIVNLKVAYEGLELPLYGFCVGAFSYYTKRCLDKIGLMDEGYYNAMEHVDHTVSAFKAGLHPQFGYFPDIPNSWEYIGDEEWSESQSTICRKDGYNDLRSAAVEFFKEKHGCFPIEFMEKEPSKVIDLLKVIKSKYATNYSFFKR, encoded by the coding sequence ATGATTGGAAATAAAAAGGTCGGTGTTGGTATAGTGACGTATAATCGGCCAGAAGGGCTGTCGAAACTATATAACTCTCTTCCTCTTGATTTTATAGATGAATTGGTTATTGTCAATGATGGAGAAAAACATAACCAGTTTGATTCAATTTCCTGCAATGTGATTCATAATCATGTTAATTTAGGTGTCGGGAAAAGCAAAAATATAGCATTGAAGTATCTTCAATCTAAAAAAGTCGAACACTTCTTTTTGATCGAAGATGATGTTTTTATAAAAGACAAAAATGTGTTTGAAACCTATATATCGGTTTCAAAGAAAACAGGTATACAGCATTTGAATTTTAGCCAACATGGTAATAATAATAAAGATACAAACGGAAAGCCTATTGTAAACCTGAAAGTTGCATATGAAGGGCTGGAGTTGCCTTTATATGGATTCTGTGTTGGTGCATTTTCGTATTATACCAAAAGATGTTTGGATAAGATTGGTTTAATGGATGAGGGTTATTATAACGCAATGGAACATGTTGACCATACTGTTTCTGCTTTTAAGGCTGGGTTGCACCCACAATTTGGCTATTTTCCAGACATTCCTAACTCTTGGGAATATATTGGTGATGAGGAATGGAGTGAGTCTCAATCAACAATATGTCGAAAAGATGGTTATAATGATTTAAGATCTGCTGCGGTAGAGTTTTTTAAAGAAAAACATGGATGCTTTCCTATAGAATTTATGGAAAAAGAACCAAGTAAAGTAATTGATTTATTGAAAGTGATAAAAAGCAAATATGCTACTAATTATTCTTTTTTTAAACGATAG